The Streptomyces nigra genome includes the window GTCGTCCCGGCCGGCGAGCCGTCGTCGTCCCCGCCGCGCGTGGCCAGTACGACGGCCGCCACCACGGCCGCGACGGCGACCACGGCGACGAGCAGGACGATCAGCGGATTGCGGGGACGCCTGGGACCGCCGCCACCGTACGGGGGCGGCCCTCCGCTGCCGTAGCCGTCGGTGGGCGGGCCGAAACCGCCCGGAGGCGTGTGGCCCGGGGGCGGTCCTGGCGGCTGAGGCGGTACGGGGGGCGTGGCCATACCGTCAAGGGTCGCAAGGCCAGGGCCGATTCGCGACCCCGTCAAGGGAGTTGGGACGGGTCCCGGCCATGGACCTCATGATTCCGGAACAATCGCTCGATTCATGACCGCACCGAACGGCCCATCATGGCCGCAGCCGCACGGCCGAACAGCACCGCGTGTGCACCGCCCGTCCCTCGCCAGGCGGTGCACACGCGCGCGTGCGTGGCGTCAGCCGCGGGCGCCCAGCAGGTGGTCCATCGCGAGCTGGTCGAGGTGCTCGAACGCCATCCCGCGTGCGGCGGCCGCGTCGACGTCGAACTCCTCGAAGGCCGAACGGTCGGCGAGCAGGCCCTTGACACCGTCCGCCGCGGTCGGCTGGGCGAGCTCGTCAAGACGGGCGGCGCGCAGGGCCTCCTGGACCTCCGGGTCGGCGCGGAAGGCGGCGGCGCGCTCCTTGAGGATCAGGTAGTTGCGCATGCAGCCCGCGGCCGACGCCCACACGCCGTCGAAGTCCTCGGTCCGCGGCGGCTTGAAGTCGAAGTGCCGGGGACCGGTGTAACCGGCGCTCTCCAGAAGGTCGACCAGCCAGAATGCGGAGCGCAGGTCGCCGGCGCCGAAGCGCAGGTCCTGGTCGTACTTGATGCCGGACTGGCCGTTGAGGTCGATGTGGAACAGCTTGCCCGCCCACAGCGCCTGGGCGATGCCGTGCGGGAAGTTGAGTCCGGCCATCTGCTCGTGGCCGACCTCGGGGTTGACGCCGTACAGCTCGGGACGCTCGAGGCGCTCGATGAACGCCAGCGCGTGGCCGACGGTCGGGAGCAGGATGTCGCCGCGGGGCTCGTTCGGCTTGGGCTCGATCGCGAACTTGATGTCGTAGCCCTGGGAGGTGACGTACTCGCCGAGGAGGTCGAACGCCTCCTTCATGCGGTCGAGCGCGTTCCGCACGTCCTTGGCGGCACCGGACTCGGCGCCCTCACGGCCACCCCAGGCGACGTAGGTCTCGGCGCCGAGCTCCACGGCCAGGTCGATGTTGCGGATCGTCTTGCGGAGGGCGTAGCGGCGCACGTCGCGGTCGTTGGCCGTGAAGCCGCCGTCCTTGAAGACGGGGTGGGTGAAGAGGTTGGTCGTCGCCATGGGCACCTTCATGCCGGTGGCGTCGAGGGCCTCGCGGAAGCGCTTGATGTGCGCCTCGCGCTCGGTGTCGGAGGACCCGAAGGGGATCAGGTCGTCGTCGTGGAAGGTGACGCCGTGGGCGCCGAGCTCGGCCAGGCGCTGCACCGTCTCGACCGGGTCGAGGGCGCTGCGGGTGGCGTCGCCGAACGGGTCCCGTCCCTGCCAGCCGACGGTCCACAAACCGAAGGTGAACCTGTCCTCGGGGGTGGGCTGGTAGCTCATGACGCGGCTCCTTGCTTACTGACGACTGCTTGAACGACTCGCTACGACTATTTCGTCATGGCGGTTTACAAATTAGTATGCCAACGCGTCCCTGGGAAGGGACACGATGTCCCCGAAAGGGCCGGATCCGGGTCGCCACGCGCCGGACGGCCACAAAACAGCAGGTCAGAGAGCCGCAGAGCCGCGGAAAAAGGGAGAACCCGATGTCAGCAGCCGAGGGTCCGCTCGTCGTCGGCGTGGACACGTCCACCCAGTCCACCAAGGCGCTGGTCGTCGACGTGTCGACCGGGCGGGTCGTCGCGAGCGGCCAGGCACCGCACACCGTCACGTCCGGCGCGGGCCGCGAGAGCGACCCCCGCCAGTGGTACGACGCCCTGTGCGAGGCGTTGCGCCAGTGCGGCCAGCCCGCGCGTGAGGCGGCCGCCGTGTCGATCGGCGGGCAGCAGCACGGTCTGGTCACGCTGGACGAGCACGGTGAGCCGGTGCGTCCGGCTCTGCTGTGGAACGACGTGCGCTCCGCGCCGCAGGCCCGCCGCCTGACGGAGGAGCTGGGCGGTGCGAAGGTCTGGGCGGACCGGACGGGCTCCGTCCCGACGGCCTCGTTCACGGTGACGAAGTGGGCGTGGCTGGCCGAGAACGAGCCGGAGTCGGTGCGAGCCACGCGGGCCGTGCGCCTCCCCCACGACTACCTCACCGAGCGTCTGACGGGTCAGGGCACCACCGACCGGGGCGACGTCTCCGGCACGGGCTGGTGGGCGTCGGAGACGGAGACGTACGACGCCGGGATCCTGGAGCACGTCGGCCTGGACCCGGCGCTGCTGCCCCGTGTGGTCCGGCCCGGCGAGGTCGCGGGCACCGTGCGCGACAGCCACGACCTGCCCTTCTCCAAGGGCACCCTGGTGGCGCCCGGCACCGGCGACAACGCGGCGGCGGCGCTGGGCCTCGGCCTGCTCCCCGGCGCGCCGGTCCTCAGCCTCGGCACCTCGGGCACCGTGTACGCCGTGTCGCGGCGGCGCCCGGCGGACCCGACCGGCACCGTGGCGGGCTTCGCCGACGCGCACGGCGACTGGCTGCCGCTCGCCTGCACGCTGAACTGCACTCTCGCCGTCGACAAGCTCGCCGCCCTGCTGGGCCTCGACCGGGAGGCCGTGGAACCGGTGTCGAACCTGACCTTCCTGCCCTTCCTGGACGGCGAGCGGACGCCGAATCTGCCGCACGCGTCCGGTGTGCTGCACGGCCTGCGGCACGACACCACTCCGGGGCAGCTTCTGCAGGCGGCGTACGACGGTGCCGTCCACGCGCTGCTGGGCGCCCTGGACCTGGTGCTCGACGAGGACGCGGACCGTTCGGTTCCGCTGCTGCTGATCGGCGGGGGCGCCCGGGGCACGGCCTGGCAGCAGACCGTCCGCCGGCTGTCGGGACGCCCGGTTCAGGTCCCGGAGGCCAAGGAGCTGGTCGCGCTCGGCGCCGCCGCGCAGGCCGCCGGGCTGCTGACCGGCGAGGACCCGGCCGCGGTCGCCCGGCGCTGGAACACCGCGCGCGGGCCGGTGCTGGACGCCGTGGAGCGGGACGACGAGACGCTGGCGAGGATCAGCGGGGTACTCTCCGACGCGGCCCCGCTGCTGGAGCGGAGCCCTGAGGCGCACTGAGGAAGACGGAGGCATGACCGCACCGCTGCACGAGGTCAACCCGGCCGGGGCCGGGCGCACGCTGCCCGACACCCAGCAGGGCATGCGCCGCCGCAATCTGGCCCGGGTGATGCACACGGTCAGCGCCGAGGGACCGCTCTCGCGCGCTGCCGTGGCCTCCCGTATCGGGCTGACCCGCGCTGCGGTGTCCACCCTGGTCGACGAGCTCATCCGCTCGGGCCTGCTGGAGGAGCTGGGTCCCGAGCGGCCCGGCAGGGTCGGCCGTCCCGGGTCGGCCCTGGCGGTCAGCGCGCACGGTCCGGCCGGGATCGGCGCGGAGGTCGGCGTGGATCATCTCGCCGTCTGCGCCGTGGATCTGCGTGGCGAGGTGCGGGCCCGCGCGGTGCGGCATGCCGCGAACCGGGGCCGGGCCGCCGAGCCCGTGCTCGCCGAACTCCGCGAGCTGGTGGACCAGGTCGTCGCGGAGGCGGGCCGTGAGGGGCTGTGGCCCGCCGGTCTGGCGGTGGCCGTGCCGGGTCTCGTGGCCCGCGACGCCCGCACCGTCGTCCGCGCCCCGAACCTCGACTGGCGGGACGCCGACCTGGGCGACCTGCTCGCCACCGACGTGCCCCTCACGGTCGGCAACGAGGCCAACTTCGGCGCCCTCGCCGAGCTGTGGCTGGGCGACGAGACCCCGCCGGACTTCCTGCACGTGTCGGCGGAGATCGGCATCGGCGCCGCGGTCGTCGTGGACGGATCACTGCTGCACGGGACCCGTGGATTCGCGGGCGAGCTGGGGCATGTCCCCGTCCAGCCCGAGGGACCGGCGTGCCCGTGCGGGGGCCGTGGCTGCCTCGAGCAGTACGCGGGTGAGGAGGCGGTGCTGCGCGCGGCCGGACTCGAACCGGGCGAGGACCAGGTGGGGCTGCTGGCGCGGCGGGCAGCCGCAGGGGACGAGGACGTACGGGGCGCACTGCGCGAGGCGGGGACGGCGCTCGGCATCGCGCTGACGGGCGCGGTCAATCTGCTCGACCCCCGCACGGTGGTGCTCGGCGGCGCCCTGGCCGCGCTGGCGCCGTGGCTTCTGCCGTCGCTGGAGTCCGAACTGGACCGCCGGACCGCGGGCCCCGCCTGTCCGGTGTCCGTGTCAAAGCTGGGCCCGGAGGGTCCGCTGCTCGGGGCCGCGCACGCGGTGGTGCGGGCGGTGCTGGACGACCCGGCGTCGGTGGCCACGCGGGCCTGATTCGGGCCTGAATTCCGCCTGCGCGAGGCCCAGTTCACTCACACGAGTGAGCGAGTTGTCCACAAGTCGCGGGCCGTCCACGGAAACCGGATCAGCCCTTCTGCCTGGTGGTTCGGGGCCGTACCTTGATTCACACGCCGCCCGCACGGGCCGGGTGAGGAACCCGGGCGGGCGTCGCCCTCTCCTCTCCTCTGGGCTCCCGCCCACACCCCACCCCTTGAGAAAGGCGGTTCACGTCGTGGAGCGCGTACGTCCGCACCTCAACAGACGTCGGGTCCTACAGGGGACCGCACTCGCCGCAGTCCCCTACGTCCTGCTTCCCGAGCGGCCGGCCGGGGCGCATGTCCCCGGACCGGATCAGCCGTCCGCCGAGTGGAGGCCGGCGGGCAGAAGCGCGTACACGGCCGTGGCCCCCGGGACGGTCCGCCCCATAGACCGCGTGATCATCCACATGACCCAGACCGCCTACCGAAAGACCCTGTTCCTCTTCGAGGCCGGACGGAAGAAAGTGTCCGCGCACTACGTCGTCCGGTCCTCCGACGGGCACATCTCGCAGTGCGTCCGCGAGTCCGACATCGCCTGGCACGCGGGGAACTGGGAGGAGAACGAGCGCAGCATCGGCATCGAGCACGAGGGCTGGGTGGACGAGCCGTCCTACTACACCGACGTCATGTACGAGGCTTCCGCCCGCCTCACGGCCGCGATATGCGCCCGGCGCGGGATACCC containing:
- a CDS encoding ROK family transcriptional regulator gives rise to the protein MTAPLHEVNPAGAGRTLPDTQQGMRRRNLARVMHTVSAEGPLSRAAVASRIGLTRAAVSTLVDELIRSGLLEELGPERPGRVGRPGSALAVSAHGPAGIGAEVGVDHLAVCAVDLRGEVRARAVRHAANRGRAAEPVLAELRELVDQVVAEAGREGLWPAGLAVAVPGLVARDARTVVRAPNLDWRDADLGDLLATDVPLTVGNEANFGALAELWLGDETPPDFLHVSAEIGIGAAVVVDGSLLHGTRGFAGELGHVPVQPEGPACPCGGRGCLEQYAGEEAVLRAAGLEPGEDQVGLLARRAAAGDEDVRGALREAGTALGIALTGAVNLLDPRTVVLGGALAALAPWLLPSLESELDRRTAGPACPVSVSKLGPEGPLLGAAHAVVRAVLDDPASVATRA
- a CDS encoding N-acetylmuramoyl-L-alanine amidase — its product is MTQTAYRKTLFLFEAGRKKVSAHYVVRSSDGHISQCVRESDIAWHAGNWEENERSIGIEHEGWVDEPSYYTDVMYEASARLTAAICARRGIPKDRAHIIGHHEVPGSDHTDPGPHWDWARYLRLVDAA
- the xylA gene encoding xylose isomerase; this translates as MSYQPTPEDRFTFGLWTVGWQGRDPFGDATRSALDPVETVQRLAELGAHGVTFHDDDLIPFGSSDTEREAHIKRFREALDATGMKVPMATTNLFTHPVFKDGGFTANDRDVRRYALRKTIRNIDLAVELGAETYVAWGGREGAESGAAKDVRNALDRMKEAFDLLGEYVTSQGYDIKFAIEPKPNEPRGDILLPTVGHALAFIERLERPELYGVNPEVGHEQMAGLNFPHGIAQALWAGKLFHIDLNGQSGIKYDQDLRFGAGDLRSAFWLVDLLESAGYTGPRHFDFKPPRTEDFDGVWASAAGCMRNYLILKERAAAFRADPEVQEALRAARLDELAQPTAADGVKGLLADRSAFEEFDVDAAAARGMAFEHLDQLAMDHLLGARG
- the xylB gene encoding xylulokinase, with the translated sequence MSAAEGPLVVGVDTSTQSTKALVVDVSTGRVVASGQAPHTVTSGAGRESDPRQWYDALCEALRQCGQPAREAAAVSIGGQQHGLVTLDEHGEPVRPALLWNDVRSAPQARRLTEELGGAKVWADRTGSVPTASFTVTKWAWLAENEPESVRATRAVRLPHDYLTERLTGQGTTDRGDVSGTGWWASETETYDAGILEHVGLDPALLPRVVRPGEVAGTVRDSHDLPFSKGTLVAPGTGDNAAAALGLGLLPGAPVLSLGTSGTVYAVSRRRPADPTGTVAGFADAHGDWLPLACTLNCTLAVDKLAALLGLDREAVEPVSNLTFLPFLDGERTPNLPHASGVLHGLRHDTTPGQLLQAAYDGAVHALLGALDLVLDEDADRSVPLLLIGGGARGTAWQQTVRRLSGRPVQVPEAKELVALGAAAQAAGLLTGEDPAAVARRWNTARGPVLDAVERDDETLARISGVLSDAAPLLERSPEAH